A region of Streptomyces deccanensis DNA encodes the following proteins:
- a CDS encoding AAA family ATPase: MIVERAYAHLSSYDEDAWPWSVPCVRQLIEEGLRFTAPVTFVVGENGSGKSTLVEALAEGFGLDSYGGSHDWRYASPRGKSALGERMRFDAASHGRRMMTSWSARKGFFLRAETALDALDREGFSPDSVSHGEGFLAALRGKFLHPGLYVLDEPEAALSFSSCLELIGHIDRLAKEGGQVICATHSPLLTALPGADIVEVGEHGIRRATWQELAIVDHWRRYLADPHAYLRHIVEE; the protein is encoded by the coding sequence GTGATCGTCGAACGTGCCTATGCCCACCTCTCCTCGTACGACGAGGACGCCTGGCCCTGGTCGGTGCCCTGCGTCCGCCAGCTGATCGAGGAGGGGCTGCGCTTCACCGCACCGGTGACCTTCGTGGTCGGTGAGAACGGCTCGGGCAAGTCGACCCTGGTGGAGGCGCTGGCCGAGGGGTTCGGGCTGGACTCCTACGGCGGCTCCCACGACTGGCGCTACGCCTCCCCTCGGGGCAAGTCGGCGCTCGGCGAGCGGATGAGGTTCGACGCGGCCTCACACGGGCGCCGCATGATGACCAGCTGGTCGGCCCGCAAGGGGTTCTTCCTGCGGGCCGAGACCGCGCTGGACGCCCTGGACAGAGAGGGATTCTCGCCGGACTCGGTCAGCCATGGTGAGGGCTTCCTCGCGGCGCTGCGCGGGAAGTTCCTGCACCCCGGGCTCTACGTCCTCGACGAGCCGGAGGCGGCCCTCTCCTTCTCCTCGTGCCTCGAACTGATCGGGCACATCGACCGGCTGGCCAAGGAGGGCGGCCAGGTCATCTGTGCCACCCACTCCCCCTTGCTGACCGCCCTGCCGGGCGCGGACATCGTCGAGGTGGGCGAGCACGGCATACGGAGGGCCACCTGGCAGGAACTCGCCATCGTGGACCACTGGCGCCGCTACCTCGCCGACCCACACGCCTACCTGCGGCACATCGTCGAGGAGTAA
- a CDS encoding TolB family protein produces MSVVLAGSCAAMLPANPAVATGDEHRPRTERISVTPEGTQANAFSDVGGISANGRYVAFDSSATNLVAGDSNGFSDIFVKDLRTGAIERVNVADDGTQADNESTTYSLSANGRYVAFSSYADNLAPGDTPDAQDVFVHDRLTGRTEVLVESGTTWAQTYEPSISANGRYVAFTSSRSDLVPGDTNGRGDVFVRDRWKKTVERISVADDGSQTSGFSEGAAISADGTRIGFRTQFLLDGGGTGDGGGEHEGEGGGEDEGEGGGQEGARPAASEVRRPQAFLFYVRDTRTGRTVQAAHTRDGVSVAVRGAIELSPDGRYALFASEWPEIVPGDTNDKRDVFAKDLRTGATRRVTVAHDGSEPNDHSAGQVNQRGAALSADNRRVVFTSFADNLVPGDTNGDADAFVRDLVTGEVRRLNVTRDGGQSDTAQRSSPVVDALGRTVAFSSAENDLVPGDTNETSDVFVRRLE; encoded by the coding sequence GTGTCGGTGGTCCTGGCCGGCAGTTGTGCGGCCATGCTGCCGGCGAACCCCGCGGTGGCGACCGGTGACGAGCACCGGCCCCGGACGGAGCGGATCAGCGTCACGCCTGAGGGCACTCAGGCCAACGCTTTCTCCGACGTGGGTGGCATCAGTGCCAACGGTAGATATGTCGCTTTCGATTCCTCCGCGACCAATCTGGTTGCCGGGGACAGCAATGGGTTTTCCGACATCTTCGTGAAGGATCTGAGGACCGGGGCGATCGAGCGGGTCAACGTGGCCGACGACGGCACCCAGGCCGACAACGAGTCGACGACGTACTCGTTGAGCGCGAACGGACGCTACGTCGCCTTCAGCTCGTACGCCGACAACCTGGCGCCCGGCGACACCCCTGATGCCCAGGATGTCTTCGTGCACGATCGGCTGACAGGCCGGACGGAGGTGCTGGTGGAGTCCGGGACCACCTGGGCACAGACGTACGAGCCGTCCATCAGCGCCAACGGCCGTTACGTGGCCTTCACTTCCAGCAGGAGCGATCTGGTTCCGGGGGACACCAACGGTCGTGGCGACGTCTTCGTGCGCGACCGGTGGAAGAAGACCGTCGAGCGGATCAGTGTGGCCGACGACGGCTCGCAGACGAGCGGATTCTCGGAGGGCGCAGCGATCAGTGCGGACGGGACCCGGATCGGTTTCCGCACCCAATTCCTGCTCGACGGCGGCGGTACGGGTGACGGCGGCGGTGAGCATGAGGGCGAAGGGGGCGGTGAGGATGAGGGTGAGGGCGGCGGCCAGGAGGGCGCCCGGCCGGCAGCCTCCGAGGTGAGACGGCCGCAAGCCTTCCTCTTCTACGTGCGCGACACCCGAACCGGGCGGACCGTCCAGGCGGCACACACCCGCGATGGCGTGTCCGTGGCTGTCCGAGGCGCCATCGAGCTGAGCCCGGACGGGCGCTACGCCCTCTTCGCCAGCGAGTGGCCGGAGATCGTGCCGGGCGACACCAACGACAAGCGGGACGTCTTCGCCAAGGATCTGAGGACCGGAGCCACCCGGCGCGTCACCGTCGCCCACGACGGGTCGGAGCCGAACGACCACTCGGCGGGCCAGGTCAACCAGCGCGGAGCCGCTCTCAGTGCCGACAACCGGCGTGTGGTCTTCACCTCGTTCGCCGACAATCTGGTGCCGGGCGACACGAACGGTGACGCCGATGCCTTTGTGCGTGATCTCGTCACCGGCGAGGTGCGGCGGCTGAACGTCACGCGGGACGGAGGCCAGAGCGACACAGCTCAACGTTCGTCCCCCGTGGTCGACGCTCTCGGGCGGACGGTGGCTTTCAGCTCGGCGGAGAACGACCTCGTGCCCGGGGACACCAACGAGACCAGCGACGTTTTCGTCCGCCGCCTGGAGTAG
- a CDS encoding LysR family transcriptional regulator, which translates to MLLRQLEYLVALARARHFAKAAQACHVSQPTLSEGIRKLEDDLGIPLVQRGRRFDGLTPEGERVVLWAQRILADRDAMRGEIQALRAGLSGRLRIGTVPTASTAVALLTQPFCAANPMATVQVFADLRSEDIVNRLRAYELDAAVTYHSTVVAHGFKYVPLYQERYVLLIQRSAHDAGPAEISWEDAAQYPLCLLHPGMQGRQVLEAAFEAVGVSVTPRVETDSIASLFAQVRSGQWASIVPHAWLHVFGVPAGMQAVPLVRPVRTERIGLVLPAREPVSVIGQALVDAVGRAAISATLERLPDQGRAP; encoded by the coding sequence GTGCTGCTGCGCCAACTCGAGTACCTCGTCGCCCTGGCCCGCGCCCGCCACTTCGCGAAGGCGGCGCAGGCCTGCCACGTCTCCCAGCCGACCCTGTCCGAGGGCATCCGGAAACTGGAGGACGACCTCGGCATCCCGCTCGTCCAGCGGGGGCGCAGGTTCGACGGCCTCACACCCGAGGGCGAGCGCGTCGTCCTGTGGGCGCAACGCATCCTCGCCGACCGTGACGCGATGCGGGGCGAGATCCAGGCCCTGCGGGCCGGGCTGAGCGGCCGGCTGCGGATCGGGACCGTACCGACCGCGTCCACCGCGGTCGCGCTGCTGACCCAGCCGTTCTGCGCCGCCAACCCGATGGCCACGGTCCAGGTCTTCGCGGACCTGCGGTCCGAGGACATCGTGAACCGGCTCCGCGCGTACGAACTCGACGCCGCCGTGACCTATCACAGCACGGTCGTGGCACACGGCTTCAAGTACGTCCCGCTGTACCAGGAGCGCTACGTCCTCCTGATCCAGCGCTCCGCCCACGACGCCGGCCCGGCCGAGATCTCCTGGGAGGACGCGGCCCAGTACCCCCTGTGCCTGCTGCATCCCGGGATGCAGGGGCGACAGGTACTCGAAGCCGCGTTCGAGGCGGTCGGCGTCTCCGTCACCCCGCGGGTGGAGACCGACTCGATCGCCTCTCTGTTCGCGCAGGTCAGATCCGGACAATGGGCGAGCATCGTGCCGCACGCGTGGCTCCACGTCTTCGGCGTCCCCGCGGGGATGCAGGCCGTCCCCCTGGTCCGCCCGGTCCGTACGGAACGCATCGGCCTGGTCCTCCCGGCCCGCGAGCCCGTCTCGGTGATCGGCCAGGCACTCGTCGACGCCGTCGGCCGGGCGGCGATCTCGGCGACGCTGGAGCGGCTGCCGGACCAGGGCCGCGCGCCGTGA
- a CDS encoding FdhF/YdeP family oxidoreductase: MRDFDEPVEDELSVSAPKTWATGAPAVVHALKYALGQTSPKRTALTLLNINQTKGFDCPGCAWPEPAPGQRHRNEYCENGAKHIADEATSRRVTADFFARHSVDELSRRSDHWLNQQGRLTEPMVLREGATHYEPIGWDEALDLLAGELRALDHPDEALFYTSGRLANEPAFLLQLFARAFGTNNLPDCSNMCHESSGSALNETLGIGKGSVGLDDLYDADLVFVVGQNPGTNHPRMLSALEETKRRGGQVVAVNPLPEAGLLRFKHPQKARGVIGRGTDIADQFLQIRPGGDLALFQALNLLLLEAEEKEPGTVLDREFIEAHTTGYDAFVEHLRATTSWDAVLEATGLTRDEIERVHERVLGSRSVIVCWAMGLTQHKHGVPTIREVVNFLLLRGNIGRPGAGVCPVRGHSNVQGDRTMGIWERMPQAFLDRLAAEFHFTPPTRHGLDSVDSIRAMRDGRAKLFIGVAGNFVRAAPDSDATERALRNCRLTAHISTKLNRSHAVCGRTALVLPTLGRSDRDVQAGAEQFMTVEDSMSEVHATRGRLAPASPHLLSEVSIITRLARRLLGREPGIPWEDFEADYDTIRDRIAHVVDGFEDFNERVRRPGGFRLPNPVNERVFRTPSGKAVFSVNDFTMLRAPEGHLVLQTLRSHDQWNTIPYALDDRYRGIKGGRRIVLVNPSDLTALGLPDCSLVDLVSIWSDGSERRAAGFRVVGYSTPPGSAAAYYPETNVLVPLDSVADISNTPTSKSVIVRLERRPTENP; encoded by the coding sequence ATTCGGGACTTCGACGAACCGGTCGAGGACGAGCTGTCGGTGTCGGCTCCCAAGACCTGGGCGACCGGGGCGCCCGCGGTCGTCCACGCCCTGAAGTACGCCTTGGGCCAGACCTCGCCGAAGCGCACCGCGCTGACCCTGCTCAACATCAACCAGACCAAGGGCTTCGACTGCCCGGGATGCGCCTGGCCGGAGCCCGCCCCCGGGCAGCGGCATCGCAATGAGTACTGCGAGAACGGCGCCAAGCACATCGCCGACGAGGCGACCTCCCGGCGGGTGACCGCGGACTTCTTCGCGCGGCACTCGGTCGACGAGCTGAGCCGGAGATCGGACCACTGGCTCAACCAGCAGGGCCGGCTGACGGAACCGATGGTGCTGCGCGAGGGCGCGACCCACTACGAGCCGATCGGCTGGGACGAGGCCCTGGATCTGCTCGCGGGTGAACTGCGCGCGCTGGACCATCCGGACGAGGCGCTCTTCTACACCTCCGGCCGCCTGGCCAACGAACCGGCGTTCCTGCTGCAGCTGTTCGCGCGCGCCTTCGGCACCAACAACCTGCCGGACTGCTCCAACATGTGCCACGAGTCCAGCGGTTCGGCCCTGAACGAGACGCTGGGCATCGGCAAGGGCAGTGTGGGCCTCGACGACCTCTACGACGCCGACCTGGTCTTCGTCGTCGGGCAGAACCCCGGCACCAACCACCCGCGCATGCTGTCCGCGCTGGAGGAGACCAAGCGGCGCGGCGGCCAGGTCGTCGCCGTCAACCCGCTGCCGGAGGCGGGGCTGCTGCGCTTCAAGCACCCGCAGAAGGCGCGCGGTGTCATCGGTCGCGGTACGGACATCGCCGACCAGTTCCTGCAGATACGTCCCGGCGGCGACCTGGCCCTGTTCCAGGCCCTGAACCTGCTGTTGCTGGAGGCCGAGGAGAAGGAACCCGGCACGGTCCTGGACCGGGAGTTCATCGAGGCGCACACCACCGGCTACGACGCCTTCGTCGAGCACCTGCGCGCCACCACGTCCTGGGACGCCGTCCTGGAGGCCACCGGGCTGACCCGCGACGAGATCGAGCGGGTCCACGAACGCGTCCTCGGCAGCCGCAGTGTGATCGTCTGCTGGGCGATGGGCCTGACCCAGCACAAACACGGCGTGCCCACCATCAGGGAGGTCGTCAACTTCCTTCTGCTGCGCGGCAACATCGGCCGTCCGGGAGCGGGCGTCTGCCCGGTTCGCGGGCACAGCAACGTCCAGGGCGACCGCACCATGGGCATCTGGGAACGCATGCCCCAGGCGTTCCTGGACCGGCTCGCGGCGGAGTTCCATTTCACTCCGCCGACCAGGCACGGTCTGGACTCGGTCGACTCCATCCGGGCCATGCGCGACGGCCGCGCCAAGCTGTTCATCGGTGTCGCCGGGAACTTCGTACGTGCCGCGCCCGACAGCGACGCGACCGAACGCGCGCTGCGCAACTGCCGCCTGACCGCACACATCTCGACCAAGCTGAACCGCTCGCACGCGGTGTGCGGCCGTACCGCCCTGGTCCTGCCGACGCTCGGCCGCAGCGACCGGGACGTCCAGGCGGGCGCCGAGCAGTTCATGACGGTCGAGGACTCCATGAGCGAGGTCCACGCCACCCGCGGCCGGCTCGCGCCCGCCTCGCCGCACCTGCTGAGCGAGGTCTCCATCATCACCCGCCTCGCCCGCCGGCTCCTGGGTCGTGAACCGGGCATCCCCTGGGAGGACTTCGAGGCCGACTACGACACGATCCGCGACCGGATCGCCCACGTGGTCGACGGCTTCGAGGACTTCAACGAGCGGGTGCGGCGCCCGGGTGGCTTCCGCCTTCCCAACCCGGTCAACGAGCGGGTGTTCCGCACGCCCAGCGGCAAGGCCGTCTTCTCCGTCAACGACTTCACGATGCTCCGGGCGCCCGAGGGTCACCTCGTTCTGCAGACGTTGCGGTCGCACGACCAGTGGAACACGATCCCGTACGCCCTGGACGACCGCTACCGAGGCATCAAGGGCGGCAGGCGCATCGTCCTGGTGAACCCGTCCGACCTCACCGCCCTCGGTCTCCCGGACTGCAGCCTCGTCGACCTGGTCAGCATCTGGTCCGACGGCTCGGAACGCCGGGCCGCCGGCTTCCGGGTCGTCGGCTACTCCACGCCCCCGGGTTCGGCCGCCGCGTACTACCCGGAGACCAACGTCCTCGTCCCCCTCGACAGCGTCGCGGACATCAGCAACACCCCGACATCGAAGAGCGTGATCGTACGCCTGGAGCGGCGGCCGACGGAGAATCCATAG
- a CDS encoding serine/threonine protein kinase, which yields MSGVVIHLPGDEEGNRSGPGQDVGNGTHAGAGRRPERDAGPVTLRLGAGDVARFGRGSAESPVELRLGDPAVSRLAGEIRVTEDHWQLSNFSATQSYLVENPEGAGEYLRVPPRRAGAPIPFEFARVVLPTRGATVSFQVFAPDHVYLDPDHARGADGRWGTQTLTAYSLDETALYFLVLVALCEPRLRDESAIAVPTTPQVVERLSGHPEHRGLTARAVSSHIDYLAEEKLRLRCPAPTDAGQGARRNGKREAIVGLALRFGLVREEHLNLLPPRVAEGARARAGAE from the coding sequence TTGAGCGGAGTGGTGATCCATCTTCCGGGAGACGAAGAGGGGAACAGGAGCGGCCCAGGCCAAGACGTGGGGAACGGGACCCACGCCGGGGCCGGGCGGCGACCGGAGCGCGATGCGGGGCCGGTGACCCTGCGGCTGGGAGCGGGTGACGTCGCCCGCTTCGGGCGCGGCTCGGCCGAAAGCCCGGTGGAGCTGCGGCTCGGTGATCCGGCGGTCTCGCGGCTGGCGGGCGAGATACGGGTGACCGAGGACCACTGGCAGCTGAGCAACTTCAGTGCCACGCAGAGCTACTTGGTGGAGAACCCGGAAGGGGCGGGAGAGTACTTGCGCGTCCCACCACGCCGGGCAGGGGCACCCATCCCCTTCGAGTTCGCCCGGGTCGTCCTGCCGACCCGAGGGGCGACGGTGAGCTTCCAGGTGTTCGCGCCGGATCACGTGTACCTCGACCCCGACCACGCACGAGGCGCGGACGGCCGGTGGGGGACGCAGACCCTCACCGCCTACTCGCTGGACGAGACCGCCCTCTACTTCCTGGTCCTGGTCGCGCTCTGCGAACCCCGGCTGCGCGACGAGTCGGCGATCGCCGTGCCGACCACGCCCCAGGTCGTCGAGCGGCTCAGCGGCCACCCGGAGCACCGGGGGCTCACCGCCCGCGCCGTCAGCTCCCACATCGACTACCTCGCCGAGGAGAAACTCCGGCTGCGCTGCCCGGCCCCCACGGACGCGGGGCAGGGTGCCCGCCGCAACGGCAAGCGCGAGGCGATCGTCGGGCTCGCCCTGCGCTTCGGGCTGGTCCGCGAGGAGCACCTCAATCTGCTTCCGCCGCGCGTGGCGGAAGGGGCACGGGCGAGGGCGGGCGCCGAGTGA
- a CDS encoding serine/threonine-protein kinase, translated as MSAPSDQLPAGYRVGGWEVAQRIANGGWGTVYEGRPASIMGTGPRDGQEDGREDGQEDERDDRREEVVALKFLPTAGLAPRQARALVETARRETEFGRRARHPRLIRMLDSVVLSEPGDPVLDGAVVLVMERAEHSLRQYLERDGPGPTEREKSRLLAEICEGLAHLHGIGWVHGDLKPDNVLIMADGSVRLSDFGLAAELDSTHGTHGYTPPLGTLDYLPPERWRAPLGERGVQVRPGDDIWALGIMIHQLFADGTSPFPGATPTARGAAAQEYAQGRAPLRLDNALPPLWRELAAGCLAPTRAERAVHTAESLLKRIRTAPVPIRTASVPAATRSGGRRTKTLLGLAVAAAFCGAAAAGWTYSAEEEHEEPPPSRPAGRITVHNVVELCRDRADDRLPACSLGLAVDPTLPYTVENVVATRVWHDDVLSVDCHLPRGTPVTDENGTGSTGWFRVRLPDEAPYGTAWLPAVRTTDRPVLPACS; from the coding sequence GTGAGCGCGCCCTCGGACCAGCTCCCGGCCGGCTACCGGGTGGGCGGTTGGGAGGTCGCACAACGGATCGCGAACGGGGGCTGGGGAACCGTCTACGAGGGCCGGCCCGCGAGCATCATGGGCACGGGCCCGCGAGACGGGCAGGAGGACGGGCGCGAGGACGGGCAGGAGGACGAGCGGGACGATCGGCGGGAGGAAGTCGTCGCGCTGAAGTTCCTGCCCACCGCCGGGCTCGCCCCGCGTCAGGCGCGCGCTCTCGTGGAGACCGCCCGCCGGGAGACCGAGTTCGGGCGCCGAGCCCGCCATCCACGGCTGATCCGGATGCTCGACTCGGTCGTGCTCAGTGAACCCGGCGACCCCGTTCTCGACGGAGCCGTCGTCCTGGTCATGGAGCGGGCCGAGCACAGCCTCCGTCAGTACCTCGAACGGGACGGGCCGGGACCGACGGAGCGCGAGAAGTCGCGGCTCCTGGCCGAGATCTGCGAGGGGCTGGCCCATCTGCACGGCATCGGCTGGGTGCACGGCGACCTCAAGCCCGACAACGTACTGATCATGGCCGACGGTTCCGTCAGGCTCTCCGACTTCGGTCTCGCCGCGGAGTTGGACAGCACCCACGGCACCCACGGTTACACACCGCCCCTGGGCACCCTCGACTATCTGCCCCCCGAGCGCTGGAGAGCCCCACTGGGCGAGCGCGGCGTGCAGGTGCGGCCAGGCGACGACATCTGGGCACTCGGCATCATGATCCACCAGTTGTTCGCCGACGGAACCTCCCCCTTCCCCGGGGCCACCCCCACGGCGCGCGGGGCAGCGGCGCAGGAGTACGCCCAAGGGCGCGCGCCACTGCGACTGGACAACGCGCTGCCTCCGCTCTGGCGGGAGTTGGCCGCCGGCTGCCTGGCCCCGACGCGCGCCGAGCGCGCCGTCCACACTGCCGAGAGCCTGCTCAAGCGCATACGGACGGCCCCGGTTCCGATACGGACGGCCTCGGTCCCGGCGGCGACGAGATCGGGCGGACGGCGGACGAAGACGCTCCTCGGCCTCGCCGTCGCCGCCGCGTTCTGCGGGGCGGCCGCCGCCGGTTGGACGTACAGCGCGGAAGAGGAACACGAGGAGCCGCCCCCGTCCCGGCCGGCGGGCCGCATCACCGTGCACAACGTCGTGGAACTCTGCCGCGACCGGGCCGACGACCGCCTCCCCGCCTGCAGCCTCGGCCTGGCCGTGGATCCCACGCTTCCCTATACCGTCGAGAACGTCGTGGCGACCCGGGTGTGGCACGACGACGTCCTCTCCGTCGACTGCCACCTCCCCCGGGGAACCCCGGTCACCGACGAGAACGGCACCGGCTCCACCGGATGGTTCCGGGTCCGCCTCCCGGACGAGGCACCGTACGGCACGGCCTGGCTGCCCGCTGTACGGACCACGGATCGCCCGGTGCTGCCCGCGTGTTCCTGA
- a CDS encoding endonuclease/exonuclease/phosphatase family protein, giving the protein MRIATFNLENFDEPPPRQPLPSLADRIALMKPQITRLRADIACFQEVHGQERPGQPRDLLALKELLAGTNLDGASLTSTKPASDAVYDVRNLVIATHLPVIKHQQLKNDLVKEPRYQRLTAEPPDAAAVGIGIERPILHAQIDIDHEAPGRLLHIINVHLKSKIPSDIPGRVIDPVKGIWSSADSWAEGSFLSSMKRMSQALEVRRLVDQILDDDPDARIIVAGDFNAEPEEVPVLAICGNVEDTNNGDLATRVLVPIEHTIPGEARYTLFHHGRGQMIDHMLVTRNLLAHYRGSEIHNEILHDDSIAFATDIKYPESDHAPVVATFDFD; this is encoded by the coding sequence ATGCGCATAGCCACCTTCAACCTGGAGAACTTCGACGAGCCGCCCCCGCGTCAGCCCCTCCCCTCGCTGGCTGACCGCATCGCGCTGATGAAACCGCAGATCACGCGGCTGCGGGCGGACATCGCCTGCTTCCAGGAAGTCCACGGTCAGGAACGTCCCGGCCAGCCGCGCGACCTGCTCGCGCTGAAGGAACTGCTCGCCGGGACCAACCTCGACGGCGCGTCACTGACCAGCACCAAGCCCGCGAGCGACGCCGTCTACGACGTACGCAACCTCGTCATCGCCACCCACCTGCCGGTCATCAAGCACCAGCAGCTGAAGAACGATCTGGTCAAGGAGCCCCGCTACCAGCGGCTCACCGCCGAGCCCCCCGACGCGGCAGCCGTCGGAATCGGTATCGAACGGCCCATCCTGCACGCCCAGATCGACATCGACCACGAGGCCCCCGGACGCCTGCTGCACATCATCAACGTGCACCTGAAGTCCAAGATCCCCAGCGACATCCCCGGCCGGGTGATCGATCCCGTCAAGGGCATCTGGAGCAGTGCCGACAGCTGGGCCGAGGGAAGCTTCCTGTCGTCCATGAAGCGCATGAGCCAGGCCCTGGAAGTCAGGCGTCTCGTCGACCAGATCCTCGACGACGACCCGGACGCACGCATCATCGTCGCCGGTGACTTCAACGCGGAACCCGAAGAGGTCCCGGTCCTGGCCATCTGCGGCAACGTGGAGGACACCAACAACGGTGACCTCGCCACCAGGGTCCTGGTCCCCATCGAGCACACCATCCCCGGCGAGGCCCGCTACACCCTCTTCCACCACGGCCGCGGCCAGATGATCGACCACATGCTCGTCACCCGCAACCTCCTGGCCCACTACCGCGGCTCGGAGATCCACAACGAGATCCTCCACGACGACTCCATCGCCTTCGCCACCGACATCAAGTACCCCGAGTCCGACCACGCCCCGGTCGTCGCCACCTTCGACTTCGACTGA
- a CDS encoding substrate-binding domain-containing protein — translation MHSTRRATAAAVTLLVAATTLAGCDSGSTTDASTVGARKPGCPAVLAEAKQAVKEAENINAPWGGPTTGPKAVPGRTIAYVAQTMTNPGVSGVAKGVQEAAKVIGWDVRTIDGQGTPAGIREAFDEALALKPSGIVIGGFDPKSVTRQVQQANAAGIPLIGWHATATPGPSTRPKLFSNVTTRVEDVARISADWIIARSGGRAGVVLFTDASIPFAKRKSDLIKKQLATCPDVELLSYEDIPIPQAGSRTVDRVAALRSRFGDRWSYSAAINDLYFDHAAPALRAAGHQGGGPPYNIGAGDGDPSAFERINGRQFQSATVPEPLSEQGWQIVDEFNRAFAGEPASAYVAPVHITTAANSGGALSWDSEGYRQAYRKIWDK, via the coding sequence GTGCACTCCACCCGCAGAGCGACCGCGGCAGCCGTCACGCTCCTGGTCGCGGCCACCACCCTGGCCGGCTGTGACAGCGGTTCGACCACCGACGCGTCCACCGTCGGTGCGCGGAAGCCGGGTTGTCCCGCTGTCCTCGCCGAGGCGAAGCAGGCGGTCAAGGAGGCCGAGAACATCAACGCCCCCTGGGGCGGCCCCACCACCGGACCGAAGGCCGTTCCCGGCAGGACCATCGCCTACGTCGCCCAGACCATGACCAATCCCGGTGTCTCCGGGGTCGCGAAAGGTGTGCAGGAAGCGGCCAAGGTCATCGGCTGGGACGTCCGCACCATCGACGGACAGGGCACCCCTGCCGGTATCCGGGAGGCCTTCGATGAGGCCCTCGCCCTGAAACCCTCCGGCATCGTCATCGGCGGCTTCGACCCCAAGTCCGTGACCAGGCAGGTCCAGCAGGCGAACGCCGCCGGCATCCCCCTGATCGGCTGGCACGCCACGGCCACCCCGGGGCCCAGCACGCGTCCGAAGCTCTTCAGCAACGTCACCACCAGGGTCGAGGACGTCGCGCGGATCAGCGCCGACTGGATCATCGCCCGCTCGGGCGGCCGCGCCGGGGTGGTGCTGTTCACCGACGCCTCCATACCCTTCGCCAAGCGCAAGTCCGACCTGATCAAGAAGCAACTCGCCACCTGCCCCGATGTCGAGTTGCTGAGCTACGAGGACATCCCGATCCCCCAGGCCGGCAGCAGGACCGTCGACAGGGTCGCCGCCCTCCGGTCCCGCTTCGGCGACAGATGGTCCTACTCCGCCGCCATCAACGACCTGTACTTCGACCACGCGGCGCCCGCGCTGCGCGCCGCCGGGCACCAGGGCGGCGGCCCCCCGTACAACATCGGCGCCGGTGACGGCGATCCGTCGGCCTTCGAGCGGATCAACGGCCGGCAGTTCCAGTCCGCCACGGTGCCCGAGCCCCTGTCCGAACAGGGGTGGCAGATCGTCGACGAGTTCAACCGCGCCTTCGCGGGCGAGCCCGCCAGCGCCTACGTAGCCCCCGTCCACATCACCACCGCCGCCAACAGCGGCGGCGCCCTGTCGTGGGACTCGGAAGGCTACCGCCAGGCCTACCGCAAGATCTGGGACAAGTAG